A genomic window from Verrucomicrobiia bacterium includes:
- the lepA gene encoding translation elongation factor 4 → MDAAHIRNFSIIAHIDHGKTTLSDRLLHRTGTIATRDMEDQLLDAMDLERERGITIKAHPVTMHYRAKNGETYELNLIDTPGHVDFAYEVSRSLSACEGALLVIDAAQGVEAQTVANFHLASKQNLLIIPVINKIDLPHANVPQAKQQLEDVLAVPSEWAIPCSAKEGIGIEDILEAIVERVPPPKPTGEPSLQALAFDSYFDTYKGVVTHVRVFNGEIKPGMMIRLLHAGKNYEVKEVGSFNPKPYTREKLETGETGYITANIKSPSDVQMGDTITDARHPSGTLPGFKEIHPMVFSGIYPINTADYEALKSSMAKLKLNDSAFVYSSETSVALGFGFRCGFLGLLHLEIVQERLRREYNMDIIATYPSVVYKVHLTDGTMKEVDNPAFMPEVTYIGKIEEPMVKSFVICPNENIGDIMALIAEKRGLVDHTETLDARRVMLSSVIPLNEILIDFHDRIKSITRGFGSMDYEPADYEESDMVKLDMLVNGEPMDAFSCIVHRSKAEGRGRTLAEKLKEVIPRQQFQIKIQAAIGGKIVASETVSAFRKDVTAKCYGGDISRKRKLLEKQKEGKKRMKSIGSVNIPQEAFIEVLKA, encoded by the coding sequence GGACATGGAAGATCAGCTGCTTGACGCGATGGATTTGGAACGGGAGCGGGGCATCACGATCAAGGCTCATCCGGTCACGATGCATTACCGGGCGAAAAACGGGGAGACCTACGAGTTGAATCTCATCGACACCCCAGGCCACGTGGATTTCGCTTATGAAGTGTCCCGCAGCCTGAGCGCGTGCGAAGGTGCGTTGCTGGTCATCGATGCCGCCCAAGGTGTCGAGGCCCAGACGGTGGCCAACTTCCACCTCGCCTCAAAGCAGAACCTCCTAATCATTCCCGTCATCAACAAGATTGACCTGCCGCACGCCAACGTGCCGCAGGCCAAACAGCAACTGGAAGACGTTCTCGCCGTGCCCAGCGAATGGGCCATCCCGTGCAGCGCCAAGGAAGGCATCGGCATCGAGGACATCCTTGAGGCGATTGTCGAGCGCGTGCCGCCGCCGAAACCCACCGGTGAGCCCAGCCTGCAGGCGCTGGCGTTCGATTCCTATTTCGACACATACAAGGGCGTCGTCACGCACGTCCGCGTGTTCAATGGTGAAATCAAGCCCGGCATGATGATTCGTCTCCTGCACGCCGGCAAAAACTACGAGGTCAAGGAAGTCGGCAGCTTCAATCCGAAGCCCTACACGCGCGAAAAGCTGGAAACCGGCGAGACGGGTTACATCACGGCCAACATCAAATCCCCCAGCGACGTGCAGATGGGGGACACCATCACGGACGCGCGGCACCCCTCCGGCACTTTGCCCGGCTTCAAAGAAATCCATCCGATGGTGTTCAGCGGCATTTATCCGATCAACACTGCGGACTACGAGGCCCTGAAGTCCTCCATGGCCAAATTGAAGCTCAACGATTCGGCCTTTGTCTATTCGTCCGAAACCTCGGTGGCGCTCGGATTCGGCTTTCGCTGCGGTTTTCTCGGGCTGCTGCACCTGGAAATCGTCCAGGAACGGCTGCGCCGCGAATACAACATGGACATCATCGCCACGTATCCCAGCGTGGTCTACAAAGTTCATCTCACCGACGGCACGATGAAGGAAGTGGACAACCCGGCCTTCATGCCCGAAGTCACCTACATCGGAAAAATCGAGGAACCGATGGTGAAGTCCTTCGTCATCTGCCCGAACGAAAACATCGGCGACATCATGGCCTTGATCGCTGAAAAGCGCGGCCTGGTGGACCACACGGAAACGCTCGATGCCCGGCGCGTCATGCTTTCGTCGGTGATTCCGCTCAACGAGATCCTCATCGATTTTCACGACCGCATCAAAAGCATCACGCGCGGTTTTGGTTCCATGGACTACGAGCCGGCGGATTACGAGGAGAGCGACATGGTCAAGCTGGACATGCTCGTGAACGGCGAGCCGATGGATGCGTTTTCCTGCATCGTGCACCGGTCCAAAGCCGAGGGCAGGGGACGCACGCTCGCTGAAAAGCTGAAAGAGGTCATCCCGCGGCAGCAATTCCAGATCAAGATCCAGGCGGCCATCGGCGGCAAGATTGTCGCCTCGGAAACCGTCAGCGCGTTCCGCAAGGACGTGACGGCCAAGTGCTATGGCGGCGACATTTCCCGGAAACGCAAATTGCTGGAGAAGCAGAAAGAGGGCAAAAAGCGCATGAAGTCGATCGGGTCCGTGAACATTCCGCAGGAAGCGTTCATCGAGGTGCTCAAGGCCTGA